A genomic region of Candidatus Aegiribacteria sp. contains the following coding sequences:
- the dnaG gene encoding DNA primase: MPDAGHGRGYFSNESIERVRTTVDIVSVVGRYVGLKRSGRNMKGLCPFHREKTPSFFVSQERQMYHCFGCGAGGDAFSFLMNYLGFTFREAVEELATEAGVELETSGRDTSRTDVFTEILAESHKFFRAQIRGSSGIQAREYLKKRDLSEQTIEKLGISWAPGGNRLSEHLRGKGYSESQLIESGIALRSKNSDGIYDRFRERILFPISDRRGRIISFGGRYISQSSPDMPKYINGPESPIYRKSDFLYGYRDALIAARDLDMIILVEGYFDHSRFVEAGFDCVVATCGTAITSSQARQICAMSSDILICYDGDKAGQRAAVRAAEVILEQGHLPGIISIPDGKDPDDYIRENGAGAVQELTAGAQDPISFALGLLGSWSGIKGSGKKVKVVRRLAGIASSTTDPVIMETLLKVISEETGYSLKTLESQVSEEDRKRQRYTSRLIKNNELNRWDKSILGSVLLDPDGFNSSLLEFLEEGDFKADSGIRIFREIKKQAEEGAQIFQLSGLDTEDASACSEIITSFPDQKDKSARDSIENAVKRYRLEQELDRFKTRLKSAGDNEIAELKQQISEIGKKLIKM, translated from the coding sequence ATGCCCGATGCAGGCCATGGTAGAGGTTATTTTTCAAATGAATCTATTGAAAGAGTAAGAACAACTGTTGATATTGTCTCAGTTGTCGGAAGATACGTAGGTCTGAAACGTTCAGGAAGAAATATGAAAGGACTTTGTCCTTTCCACAGAGAAAAGACACCCTCATTTTTCGTATCTCAGGAAAGGCAGATGTACCATTGTTTTGGATGCGGAGCAGGCGGAGACGCATTTTCATTTCTGATGAATTATCTCGGATTCACTTTTCGTGAAGCTGTAGAGGAGCTTGCGACCGAGGCCGGTGTTGAACTGGAGACATCGGGAAGGGATACTTCCAGAACAGATGTGTTCACGGAGATACTCGCGGAGTCACACAAATTCTTCCGTGCTCAGATCAGAGGAAGTTCCGGCATTCAGGCAAGAGAATATCTTAAAAAAAGGGATCTTTCCGAGCAGACAATCGAGAAACTCGGTATCAGCTGGGCACCTGGCGGTAATCGGCTTTCCGAACATCTTCGAGGGAAAGGTTACTCGGAAAGTCAGCTCATAGAATCGGGAATCGCTCTCAGATCCAAAAACAGTGACGGGATATATGATCGTTTCAGAGAAAGGATACTCTTTCCAATCAGTGATCGAAGAGGAAGGATAATAAGCTTTGGTGGAAGGTATATCTCACAATCCTCCCCTGATATGCCTAAGTACATAAATGGCCCTGAGTCACCGATATACAGAAAGAGTGATTTTCTTTACGGTTACCGCGACGCTCTCATAGCAGCGCGAGATCTTGATATGATCATCCTTGTGGAAGGATACTTTGACCATTCGCGATTTGTAGAGGCCGGTTTTGATTGTGTTGTAGCAACATGCGGTACCGCTATAACTTCGTCACAGGCCAGACAGATATGTGCCATGTCATCCGACATTCTCATCTGCTATGATGGTGATAAAGCTGGTCAGCGTGCGGCAGTGAGAGCTGCTGAAGTGATTCTTGAACAGGGGCATCTGCCAGGGATCATATCGATTCCTGATGGCAAAGACCCCGATGATTACATCAGAGAAAATGGAGCCGGCGCAGTTCAGGAATTAACTGCGGGGGCTCAGGATCCAATTAGTTTTGCTCTTGGACTGCTTGGCTCCTGGTCCGGAATAAAGGGCTCCGGTAAAAAGGTAAAAGTTGTCAGAAGGCTCGCGGGGATTGCTTCAAGCACAACAGATCCGGTAATTATGGAAACATTGCTGAAAGTTATCTCTGAAGAAACCGGATATTCCTTAAAAACACTTGAGTCGCAGGTTTCAGAGGAAGACCGGAAACGCCAGAGATATACAAGCAGATTGATTAAGAACAATGAACTGAACAGATGGGATAAATCCATACTTGGATCGGTTCTCCTTGATCCGGATGGTTTCAACAGTTCGTTGCTTGAATTTCTTGAAGAGGGGGACTTCAAAGCGGACAGTGGGATCAGGATTTTCCGTGAGATCAAGAAACAGGCAGAGGAAGGTGCTCAGATATTTCAGCTTTCAGGACTCGATACTGAAGATGCATCTGCCTGCAGTGAAATCATTACATCATTCCCGGATCAGAAGGATAAATCAGCCAGAGACAGTATTGAGAATGCTGTGAAGCGTTACAGACTGGAACAGGAGTTAGACCGGTTTAAAACCAGATTGAAATCCGCCGGCGATAACGAGATTGCTGAATTAAAGCAACAGATATCAGAAATCGGTAAAAAGCTGATAAAAATGTAG
- a CDS encoding Smr/MutS family protein has product MNNSLLRLEYHLVLEEIANRAISSMGKEKAEALQPGWNSETSSRLQAETESASFILEQGIHPPSGSLDDLKEITDSIDSGIIIFSPRKLRNTGNALRDMDQFVRSLEEISIESKRILHLQCYCDRIPRLSKLSGRLLRMTTPEGDLSPDASPELTRLNKKADRLERNLSKRINKISVSLSRDNIIRDFPPTLRDGRYVLPVISSRKREVKGIVHDRSDSGETVYIEPSQLVDDGNSLREALLDLDFERRKILREISLSIREHSDELRAGTEAVSTLDAIFARASYHKDLRTVFPSEGSLSLLCLKHPLIPSEEVIENDVRLPEDWKALIISGPNAGGKSVLLKAIGLAVICAQSGIGACVSTGSTIPYFNRIHVSIGDQQSIANHQSTYSARLREQLDMLNDHGSGGLVLIDEPAAGTDPLTGSALAASLLDHLADADNRLVVTTHQGQLKSLAHGKPGFYNGCMNFHEDTLEPDYTFTFGIPGSSFTLEIARKMNFPAGVLERAETLSGDSFKLDRMLEEIASIRSEIQQRSEELDREQEKDRLIRERMNMDLESSRTDLERTKKRIEEQSKEWERSINSQADALLSRLAKTETAQERRSIRSEIREISGSSSGISLKDECKKSKDKNIVPGEWVTVKGWSGKGMVEELGKDHAVVILGNLRLKKPFSDLCATVPPEEKPVSSDWSVPVQTRIELNLRGMSADEALAELDSALDDSIVAGIPQIRVIHGKGKGILMRVVIDSAKTDRRVASFRQGRPSEGGTGVTIIILNPPEES; this is encoded by the coding sequence ATGAATAACTCTCTCCTCCGTCTTGAATATCATCTTGTACTCGAGGAGATCGCCAATCGAGCGATCAGCAGCATGGGTAAGGAAAAGGCGGAAGCGCTGCAGCCAGGGTGGAATTCCGAGACATCCTCAAGACTTCAGGCGGAGACCGAATCCGCGTCTTTCATTCTTGAACAGGGCATACACCCTCCATCCGGAAGCCTTGATGATCTGAAAGAAATCACTGATTCAATCGATTCCGGGATTATCATCTTCAGCCCTCGAAAACTGAGAAATACAGGCAATGCCCTCAGAGACATGGATCAGTTCGTCCGGTCTCTTGAGGAAATTTCGATTGAGAGTAAAAGAATACTACATCTTCAGTGCTATTGTGACCGTATTCCCCGCCTTTCGAAACTATCAGGAAGATTACTGAGAATGACCACTCCGGAAGGGGATCTTTCCCCCGATGCGTCCCCGGAACTTACCCGTCTGAATAAAAAAGCTGACAGGCTTGAGCGAAATCTGTCGAAGCGGATTAACAAGATTTCAGTTTCTCTCTCGCGGGATAATATCATTCGTGATTTTCCACCCACACTGAGGGATGGACGATATGTCCTTCCGGTGATCTCATCAAGAAAACGCGAGGTTAAAGGTATCGTTCATGATCGTTCTGATTCGGGTGAGACAGTATATATTGAGCCATCTCAACTTGTTGATGATGGAAACTCGCTGAGAGAAGCCCTGCTTGATCTGGACTTCGAGAGAAGAAAAATACTCAGAGAGATTTCACTCTCTATCAGAGAACATTCAGATGAACTGAGAGCGGGAACAGAGGCTGTTTCCACTCTTGATGCCATTTTTGCGCGGGCTTCGTATCATAAGGATCTAAGAACCGTATTCCCATCCGAGGGATCGCTTTCATTACTCTGCCTGAAGCATCCTCTCATTCCTTCTGAGGAAGTGATTGAGAATGATGTAAGGCTGCCGGAAGACTGGAAGGCTCTCATAATAAGTGGTCCCAATGCAGGTGGAAAAAGTGTTCTACTGAAGGCAATCGGTCTTGCGGTTATCTGCGCGCAATCCGGTATCGGAGCATGCGTATCCACAGGTTCTACAATACCGTATTTCAACAGGATTCACGTTTCTATCGGAGATCAGCAATCCATTGCGAACCATCAGAGTACGTATTCCGCACGATTGCGGGAACAGCTGGATATGCTGAATGATCACGGGTCTGGTGGACTCGTGCTTATAGATGAACCCGCAGCCGGAACTGATCCACTTACCGGTTCTGCTCTTGCTGCTTCTTTGCTTGATCATCTGGCTGACGCGGATAACAGACTGGTTGTTACAACACATCAGGGACAGTTAAAAAGTCTGGCCCACGGTAAACCGGGTTTTTATAATGGCTGCATGAATTTTCACGAGGATACTCTTGAACCTGATTACACTTTCACCTTTGGAATTCCAGGATCTTCTTTTACGCTTGAGATTGCCAGGAAAATGAATTTTCCAGCCGGTGTTCTTGAAAGAGCGGAGACGCTCTCAGGGGATTCATTCAAACTTGACAGGATGCTTGAAGAGATTGCATCGATAAGGAGTGAGATTCAGCAGAGATCGGAGGAACTCGACCGTGAGCAGGAGAAGGACAGACTTATCAGAGAACGTATGAATATGGATCTGGAATCTTCAAGGACGGATCTTGAACGTACAAAGAAAAGAATTGAAGAGCAATCGAAGGAGTGGGAGCGTTCAATCAATTCGCAGGCTGATGCTCTGCTTTCCAGACTGGCAAAAACTGAGACTGCACAGGAGAGACGAAGCATCAGATCTGAAATACGGGAGATTTCCGGATCCTCATCAGGTATTTCGCTGAAGGATGAATGTAAGAAATCAAAGGACAAGAATATAGTACCGGGTGAATGGGTGACGGTAAAGGGATGGAGCGGAAAAGGCATGGTCGAGGAGCTTGGAAAAGATCATGCGGTTGTGATACTGGGTAATCTCAGGCTGAAGAAACCTTTTTCTGATCTTTGCGCTACTGTTCCACCTGAGGAGAAACCGGTATCCTCTGACTGGAGTGTACCTGTTCAGACCAGGATTGAACTCAATCTGAGGGGTATGTCCGCTGATGAAGCTCTTGCGGAGCTTGACTCTGCTCTTGACGACAGCATCGTTGCAGGTATTCCGCAGATACGCGTAATTCACGGCAAGGGAAAAGGTATTCTAATGAGGGTGGTTATTGACAGCGCGAAAACTGACAGGAGAGTTGCGTCGTTCAGACAGGGAAGACCGTCGGAAGGCGGAACTGGTGTTACTATTATTATTCTTAACCCCCCGGAAGAATCATAA